From the genome of Falco cherrug isolate bFalChe1 chromosome 10, bFalChe1.pri, whole genome shotgun sequence:
GGCACTGCCGGGGGCCGCTGGCAAAGCAAGGATCCGGCATCCGCCTGGCGCCTGGCCCCGcggctgcccagccctgctggcaaaTGCACCTTCCCTAGGGGCCCAAAAGAAAGCACAGGGCTGACCAAGAGAAAGCTGCAGGGATTTTTATCTTGCCTTTCTTTAACTGCTCGACAACATGGGTGAAAAGTTaccatgataaaaaaaaaaatgagtaggAGAGTCCTGTGCTGCCTTAATACCACTCCAGTGGGCTGGGGTTGTGTAAGTTGCTTTATAGCTCAGGTAGTGGTGCGTGATGGAGAGGATGGGCAGATGGATGGTGGAggacctgaaagaaaaaattcaggcCATCAAAACAACGCAACTGCTTGACAGAGGTTCAGCTCAGCCAATATACCCATCCACCAGAGACTGGGAGCACGTGTACAAGTGTGTGCCGCATGCTGGACCACAGGAGCTCtacaaagctttttctctcaaaatcaactttgtaagttaaaaaaagcttcaaaagaaTAATAAGCCATCAGTGTCACAGTCTGTTCTTTCTCTCACGAAGATACAGACTGCTGCTAGTGCGGAGGGCGAGGGGATCAGGAGCACATTCCCCCTCCGAGCCGTGAGTCACGTCCCTGCCCGGACAGCCCCTTCTCCGAtccccccggcccccctcgGCTCGGCAGGGTGGATGCTGGGCTCAGCCTCCAGCGCTTCCCAGCCGAGCGCACTCTGTGGGGGCTACGCGCTGGTTCACTCGGCTTCCCAGGACTTCAGCTGGGAATTAACGTGtaattaatttgtttccttGTAAACTCTGTTCCTACCACCCCatttccagctccagcagcagccgtAGCTGCCCTTGCCGTGCCCTCCCTGTGCTCCATGGCCATCCCTGGGATCAGACCTCACTCCACTCCTGGGCCATTACTCTCCATTACTTACAGAGTAAGCTTAGCTTATTGCAAAAGAAAGGTGCCGCGTAGCTCCCAAAGGGACTGCTTTGGGACACAGCTTGCGCTTGGGCCAGGGAGAGGCTTTATTTGTCTGTAGTGACCCTCACATAGTGAACTCTGGGTTACAAGTGAGCTTTTATGCTTTTATGGCACTAACTTGGTTTCCTATCAGCTCTGATGGGAGAGGAGGGTTGCAAAAGGTTATCGCTGTTTTGCATCttgcaaaactggaaaatatcaATTTCCTGCAGACATCAAGGCCTAGACTAAAAAAAGTTCACTCAAAAAAATGACACCATATAGCTTGTATGCGCAGTTTTTACGTATACACACAGTAactgcaggcacagagcagccacTGTCCAAAAGTCATGGTAACAGCATACCCAGATTATGCAACAgtattttcattcctgtttgtTGCCATACTTGTATGagttttctttcatgtctgTTTTTCCTCTTAGTGGTCCTATAGGTCTCCAGCTCACATCTAtctccaaaaaaacccttatttCAGGTCTGCACTTATGGCATTAGTATGCAAAACAACTTGTTATTGGTGCAAACTGAAGTCAGGCTGGTAGCCCTGAGCTCGCAAGCTGGCTCCCCACTCCCACAAGAGAAATCACTGATGATAGTCAGacaccaaaataaacaaaaaaaacgtAACTCCATCAACAACCAGCGATTCCCTCAAAAATCCTAATGCTGCACATTCTGCTGATGGAATGCCTCTATTTCCATTGCATTtgtctttccctcttcccttttattcctctttctaCAGCTTATTCGCatgctgcttgtgtttgtggCACTTTGGTTGATTCCCAAAAAAAAGGTGCAGAGCAAGATCGGGCAGGTGCCTGGAAGCGCCTGGAAATGAAGCTGTTCCTGGCAGACCTGGGGTCAGTCCCCTGAGGCGACAATTCATTCTTATAAGCAGGAAGAttcaagcagcagaaagacCCAGAGTGAGCAACTGTCCATCCAGCATGcagttataaatattttctgttgaaagaacatttttcccAAAGATAAATGTTTTCCCGGTGCTCATGATGGTGGCAGAGAGACCTCCAGTGGCTGGGTGCACCcaccctgcacagccccacCGCCTGTCGGTGCCCCCAGCAGGCCCGGTGGGGGGTCTGGGGGGATGAAGGCCAACACAGCctctggggctggtggggacacCCCCTCTGGGTAAACCAAAGGGCAGGACATCACTGCTTCTCCCGGTGTCACACGGAGCTGTGACCATCCTCCGTGTCCGGATCCATTGACAAGGGTGGGACTGAGCACTGGGCTGCTTTGCCAGTGGtggaaatacaaaacaagaCAGTCACTCTGAGTTAAAAAGAAGTTTGGGTTTCTAGCCTAAAAGATCATTTACCTCTTCCCAAAGATTATTGCTTCAATTTCAATTCAAAgagtaatatttattttattggttttccttttaaacttaAACAATCTAAACTGAGTTGCAAGGACTTTTTACAAAGTCAGACCAAACTCTGAAAGAATACTGGTGGCTTTAAGCTGCATTTGCAGCAGATAAACTGTTCatgtaacacaaaaaaaatgatgaGTCCTATTTTCCTTATGAGAATGCATGCACATTAGGCAAAAAGCCCAAATATTAATAATGCAATGGCAAGTTATATCGATAACATAACGATTCAGTGTCACTTATGACCATGCAGATGCACTGAAAGCTAACACAGCAGCAAGCCAAGCTATCCTCAGCCAAACCAAGACTAGAAACTCCACCAGCCTCGCGAACCAGCCAAGGAATCAGCGCTTTTCATGTAAagagctgctgccacaggcaCAACCAGCAATACAGCTGAGGCTGCAAGACGTGCGGTGGATGCTTTGCAGGTCCAGGGTGTCCTCTTTGCTGGACATGCACCTGCTGTGATTTTTCCACCCTCCAAGAGCAACAGCTACAGCAATCCATGTAGACACATCAGGCTGACCAAGAGGAAACATCAACAAGCTGTAACACAGATGTGCAAAAAGTAACACTTACATAACAAGGGAGAGTTTTTATCATGCcgtgaaaaagcaaaacattttgcttttcattaccagtcatgttctgctttgttttgaagctCCATCACAGAGCAGATTTCGGCAGAGGCCAGTTGAGGAGTCCCTGCTGGAAGGCCAGTCCCACGCACTGGCCCCCGGGAGGGCTGGCCTCGCCGCAGGCTGCAGAGCCCGGCTGCACCGTGGGGCTCCATCTCAGAGCACCGCGTCGGCCGCAGGAACTTGCAGTCGAGCAGCTttgtttctcctcctctgtcccACAGGGAGAGCTGCATTTTAATAAACAGAACGATAGTTGGAAACAGACTTCTTCAAAGGGATTTACAAACATAATTCAATCCTGGCATCACCGGGAGACAGTCAAAGCAGTGTTTGTACAGATGGGGGATGGCGGGCAGGGGGCTCAGGCGTGCTGCCTCCcctctgttgggctgggaccGGGGGCTCCGATCAGGCCTCGTTAGGGGACTTGTTAGCGCACACCGTGACACAGGGCCTTGCACCAGCAGCCCACAGGCCACCCTGGGGATCACTTTAAGTGACCCTGTGCCACCCGGGCCGTTGCACTCGCTCTCTGTGCAGGTAGGAGAGCATGCCACTGCCACGGCTCCTAACGTCCCGCTGCTCCCTGACCCcagcccgggctgcggggcgggcTGGGGTCCCCCAGCCATAAAAACAAGCCCCCCGGGGGGGTCGCAGGGAGTGCTGGGGCCCCGCAGCCAAAGCTGTGGCTGGGCCGTGGAACCCGGGGCCCCACGCCGGGGCCGGGCACTCGCCCAGGCGGCTCCTCTGGCAAGAGGTGAATGCGCGCCGGGCACGGGCAGCCCGCAGCGCTAGGACACTTGCGCGGCCGCGAACCGCCCACTTCAGTGTTATAAAGCGGCAGCGCTGCGGCGGCGCCACCGCACGGAGTGAGCCCTCTGCCGCGGCAGCGCATTGTGGTTCTCGGCGGCGCCGcccgccacccccccaccccctcccgcctgccccggcccctCCTAGCGCGGCCCCGGGCTGGGGTCTGCTCCGCTTTAAGCGAGGAGAAGAccctccatccccacctcccctgccaggcagggctgtgcccgcTTTTGTGCGCTTTCAGACGGAGCAGCACCGGCAGCGCAGCGGATCGGAGCATCTTGCCCGACGACAGAGCGGCCCAACGCAGCGAGAAGTCACAGTTCCTCCTAAATCGTGGGCTGAAGTAAATGATAAAACTCACACACTCACCCAGCAGACTGCTCACGCCCCAGTCCGCTTGCAGTGCAGAGGACTGATCATCTTCTAACCCTTCTCCTGTGGGGTTTGTAAGTTTTTCCTCTGGGCCATCTTACCATTCACACTATTAGATACAGTAATCCAGATAATCAAGTAATACCAATTAAATGTTAGCGAAACACCCAGCAccactgcctgcctctgccaAATGCCTACCGAGGCAGGCAATCGCAATACAGACGGTCCCTCTCATAAAGCtccaaaaaaggaaatttacaGAAAACTTCTTGCTTAAAGTGTAAGTTTCTCAGCAGAATACTGCTCTCAGTTAACAATTTTTATACTTGCTTAAGGAAATACTATCAACTGAAAGTTAGAAAAGCCAGAATTACTACTGGGAGAAAATGAATGTGTCTGTATTTACCTGTAGCACTGTATTTACCCCATGCCCTGGAATTCAGTCTCCTAAAAATTTTCAGGATGTGTACAGCCATTCATAATTGATTTAAGTGCTTTGTTGTACGTCTTCTGCGAAAAGtaacacatttgtttttcacaaTTACCTTTTGTAGATGCTCTGGTATCCCCCAGGTCCCTCCTACCTCCCACAAATCCGTGGCGCACAGGCTGAGGAAGATTACTCTGTATGATTCTAACCACACAAAGAAGAGGGCTAGTGAAATGACACTGTGAACTACTTTTTAGAATAAACATTTAACATTTAAGAAAGTAGCGACCTTTAGTTGTTTCTCTGGTGTCTGTGCTCCCATCTCACAAATACTTTGGTTACTTTATGACACAAACttattcaaatttatttatttgaagatACAGTTATTAAAATAGCAATCCGTCAAATAAAACCAACTGGAAGTATAAACAGCCGTATTTGCAGAACCCAAGCAGTAAACATTTCTCCATCCCAAAACTTGCTCTCTTCTACCCAACCATGgttctcttccttccccttagTCGTACTTCATCCAGCCTTTTGATCACTGGACCAGATTTTTTAGATGTAGCTGCATAGGTCTTTAGCAGAGCTTTAAACATATCTTCAGTGTCTGGATGGGTGCTAAGGAACGCTTTTTCCAGAACATACAAATCAACTCCTTTATCCTCCGGAAGacctgaaataaaactgagtcCAAAGTCTATCAGCACCAAGTCCAGCTTCTCCGTGGGTGACCGCAGAAGTATATTGGAAGTTGTGAGATCCCCATGGATAAGGTCTTCATCGTGCATTCTTGCTAACAACTCACCCATCTTCTCTGCTAGGATAAGGAGGCTACTGGTATCATTTCCACTCTGTTGTACAGAATTAATATAGTCTTGAACGGTAACCGAGTCAACAATATCTTCAAGATATATGGAGTTGGTGGCATAATCCACAAAGTAGACCACTGGAGCTGCAATCCCTATTTAAAAGGGCAAACAAAACACTACTGGTTAATGTACAGGATTTTCCAACTTTAACAACAAAAC
Proteins encoded in this window:
- the TP53RK gene encoding EKC/KEOPS complex subunit TP53RK produces the protein MAAAEAEAGGLRSGMAGAAGPVAAEAGAAGPAMAEPGAAGPVAAEAGAAGPAMAEAAAAGPAAAEAPPPPPLPGLRLVQQGAEAHVYRGLFLGRPAVAKLRVPKRYRHPALEERLSRRRTAQEARSLLRCRRAGIAAPVVYFVDYATNSIYLEDIVDSVTVQDYINSVQQSGNDTSSLLILAEKMGELLARMHDEDLIHGDLTTSNILLRSPTEKLDLVLIDFGLSFISGLPEDKGVDLYVLEKAFLSTHPDTEDMFKALLKTYAATSKKSGPVIKRLDEVRLRGRKRTMVG